The following are encoded together in the Drosophila takahashii strain IR98-3 E-12201 chromosome X, DtakHiC1v2, whole genome shotgun sequence genome:
- the c12.1 gene encoding protein CWC15 homolog yields MTTAARPTFDPARGGSGRGEKDLSALSKQYSSRDLPGHTKLKYRETGQGTSEEIRGRDFRKELEEREREARSGPGATSSSGKALPSIVRKAIEANSAPAGKRAKPDALQQQQQLQQQQAANLDADEPLDNDSSDSDSDSDDDDAALLAELQKIKQERLQETARRESEKKQEDERIRMENILSGNPLINYEPGTAASAAGRASGLGGDLKIKRRWDDDVVFKNCARSAPEKKTHFVNDALRSDFHKKFMDKYIK; encoded by the exons ATGACCACAGCCGCGCGTCCGACCTTTGACCCCGCCCGCGGCGGCTCCGGCCGCGGCGAAAAGGACCTGAGTGCGCTGAGCAAGCAGTATTCCAGTCGCGATCTGCCAGGCCACACGAAGCTGAAATACAG GGAGACGGGCCAGGGCACCAGCGAGGAGATCCGCGGCCGGGACTTCCgcaaggagctggaggagcgcGAGCGCGAGGCCCGTTCCGGTCCGGGAGCCACTTCCTCCTCGGGCAAGGCGCTGCCCTCCATTGTGCGCAAGGCCATCGAGGCCAACAGTGCGCCCGCTGGCAAGAGAGCCAAACCCGACgccctgcagcagcagcagcagctgcagcaacagcaggccgCCAATCTGGACGCCGACGAGCCGCTGGACAACGATAGCTCCGATTCGGACAGCGATTCGGATGACGACGATGCCGCCCTGCTGGCCGAGCTGCAGAAGATCAAGCAGGAGCGCCTCCAGGAGACGGCGCGTCGCGAGTCGGAGAAGAAGCAGGAGGACGAGCGCATCCGCATGGAGAACATCTTGTCGGGCAATCCGCTGATTAACTACGAACCAGGAACCGCTGCCTCCGCCGCGGGACGTGCCTCTGGCCTCGGTGGCGATCTGAAGATCAAGCGCCGCTGGGACGACGACGTCGTGTTCAAGAACTGCGCCCGCTCGGCGCCCGAGAAGAAGACGCACTTCGTCAACGACGCCCTGCGCTCCGATTTCCACAAGAAGTTCATGGACAAGTACATCAAATAG